A part of Halobaculum sp. MBLA0143 genomic DNA contains:
- a CDS encoding PrsW family intramembrane metalloprotease has translation MGTDQTDPVEGSADGNDDDVDLYEVATWEERSRLDGFAVALYRFGTATARGLVILVGLVLLFGIGAFSAVTSPVVGVLTVLSAVPAVLLAGYVYVSDVTANEPPALLLGTFLLSVVTATFAAVLNGLAQGLFAGVGAVGFLLFFYLFVGPVEETVKLLAVRLYAYRDDRFGAVVDGAVYGAMAGLGFAFIENALYIERGLMGTELGGGLAFIAAGSQITLTRALAGPGHVIYSAFAGYYLGLAKFNNDDWGPIVIKGLVIASLIHATYNSTVGLGSAVLAALGLPELVATFAYILLYDALFGALLLRKIHNYRRTYERVEAGGVGEAATGVADEPTDGESGESTGSAASEGPGPGRTHEERRGRHAPDDAVAADGDDPSRE, from the coding sequence ATGGGCACGGACCAGACGGACCCAGTCGAGGGGTCTGCCGACGGCAACGACGACGACGTCGACCTCTACGAGGTGGCGACCTGGGAAGAACGGAGCCGGCTGGACGGGTTCGCCGTCGCGCTGTACCGGTTCGGGACGGCGACGGCCCGCGGGCTGGTGATCCTGGTGGGGCTCGTCCTGTTGTTCGGGATCGGAGCGTTCTCGGCGGTGACGAGCCCGGTGGTCGGCGTGCTGACGGTGTTGTCGGCAGTGCCGGCGGTGCTGCTCGCCGGCTACGTCTACGTCTCGGACGTGACCGCCAACGAGCCGCCGGCGTTGTTGCTGGGAACGTTCCTATTGAGCGTGGTGACGGCGACGTTCGCGGCCGTGCTCAACGGGCTCGCACAGGGACTGTTCGCGGGGGTCGGGGCGGTCGGCTTCCTCCTGTTCTTCTACCTGTTCGTCGGCCCGGTGGAGGAGACGGTGAAGCTGCTCGCCGTGCGGCTGTACGCCTACCGCGACGACCGGTTCGGCGCGGTCGTGGACGGGGCCGTCTACGGGGCGATGGCGGGACTCGGGTTCGCGTTCATCGAGAACGCGTTGTACATCGAACGGGGGCTGATGGGGACGGAGCTGGGCGGCGGCCTCGCGTTCATCGCGGCCGGCTCACAGATCACGCTCACCCGCGCGCTGGCGGGGCCGGGACACGTCATCTACTCCGCGTTCGCCGGCTACTACCTCGGGCTGGCGAAGTTCAACAACGACGACTGGGGGCCGATCGTGATCAAGGGGCTCGTGATCGCGTCCCTGATCCACGCCACGTACAACTCGACGGTCGGACTCGGGTCGGCGGTGCTCGCCGCCCTGGGGCTGCCGGAGCTCGTGGCTACCTTCGCGTACATTCTGCTGTACGACGCACTGTTCGGGGCGTTGCTGCTCCGGAAGATCCACAACTATCGCCGGACGTACGAGCGGGTCGAGGCGGGCGGTGTCGGTGAGGCCGCGACCGGTGTCGCAGACGAGCCGACCGACGGGGAGAGCGGGGAGTCGACCGGGTCCGCCGCCTCGGAAGGACCGGGACCCGGACGAACGCACGAAGAGCGGCGGGGCCGTCACGCACCCGACGACGCGGTCGCGGCAGACGGCGACGACCCCAGCCGGGAGTGA
- a CDS encoding FlaD/FlaE family flagellar protein, with protein MGLLTVLPEAGAAAPWSELWLLASLGLFGSSLLDRFREEEETAESDGGSLLDDDGGGGGGGGLGGGDDGGGFDDGGLGGGDGGDLGGMTEGDDEDDDLGDLGGMGGDFDDDPFAEDEDDQTAELANRVDELENEVANLSSTVNTVRSENEEISEQVEDIAEDVRNLLDIYEMVTRGINPFVDEGGGGGGMGGEMGDGSSFGLFDEEDGDGGGDDDDELDEDIADADAEGFFDEDLADEDPIDEPDDAFEEADEGEGEDHEEETDEEFGGDFDDDLDEEFGDGDDDFGDFEEPDDEEADADEPDSEENMASDSNGKSFSELKDEYESGDADWAEGDEEEQDAFESDDAGGDDLGMPEESDDDLGGMDDDLGGMNDDPGGMDDDPGGMGGDFGGMDGDLGGADESAEEPSETATQTDPTETPDQEGGFEFVGDDDLSEGRQKPYLEQLPGDYVGDLMVMEWLEYLVEEGDTTDAVRAINYYERVEWLSPEVAEQLKSFLSGFGEIDRNLIDRPGTAKLDLQHHTQSLKYIMQLTNATAESVVLDRWPQLSEGRHGNQR; from the coding sequence ATGGGTCTCCTCACTGTACTGCCGGAAGCGGGGGCGGCTGCCCCGTGGTCTGAACTGTGGCTTCTGGCCTCGCTCGGACTGTTCGGGAGCAGCCTCCTCGATCGTTTCCGCGAGGAAGAAGAGACCGCCGAGAGCGACGGCGGGTCGCTGCTGGACGACGATGGGGGCGGCGGTGGCGGTGGCGGCCTCGGCGGCGGTGACGACGGCGGTGGCTTCGACGACGGCGGTCTCGGCGGGGGTGACGGCGGCGATCTCGGCGGGATGACCGAGGGGGACGACGAGGACGACGACCTCGGTGACCTCGGCGGGATGGGCGGTGACTTCGACGACGACCCGTTCGCCGAAGACGAGGACGACCAGACGGCCGAGCTCGCCAACCGTGTCGACGAACTGGAAAACGAGGTGGCGAACCTCTCCTCGACGGTGAACACGGTGCGTTCGGAGAACGAGGAGATCTCCGAACAGGTGGAAGACATCGCGGAGGACGTCCGGAACCTGTTGGACATCTACGAGATGGTCACCCGCGGTATCAACCCGTTCGTCGACGAGGGTGGCGGCGGCGGCGGGATGGGCGGCGAGATGGGTGACGGCTCCTCGTTCGGGCTGTTCGACGAGGAGGACGGCGACGGCGGCGGCGACGACGACGACGAACTGGACGAAGACATCGCCGACGCCGACGCCGAGGGGTTCTTCGACGAAGACCTCGCGGACGAAGACCCCATCGACGAGCCGGACGACGCCTTCGAGGAGGCGGACGAGGGAGAGGGGGAAGACCACGAAGAGGAGACGGACGAGGAGTTCGGCGGCGACTTCGACGACGACCTCGACGAGGAGTTCGGCGACGGCGACGACGACTTCGGCGACTTCGAGGAACCGGACGACGAGGAGGCGGACGCGGACGAACCCGACTCAGAGGAAAACATGGCGAGCGACTCAAACGGCAAGAGTTTCAGTGAACTGAAAGACGAGTACGAGTCCGGCGACGCAGACTGGGCCGAGGGGGACGAGGAGGAGCAGGACGCCTTCGAGTCCGACGACGCCGGCGGAGACGACCTCGGGATGCCCGAGGAGTCGGACGACGATCTCGGCGGGATGGACGACGATCTCGGCGGGATGAACGACGATCCCGGCGGGATGGACGACGATCCCGGCGGGATGGGCGGTGACTTCGGCGGGATGGACGGTGACCTCGGAGGAGCGGACGAGTCGGCCGAGGAGCCGTCGGAGACGGCGACACAGACGGACCCGACGGAGACACCAGACCAGGAGGGCGGCTTCGAGTTCGTCGGTGACGACGACCTCTCGGAGGGCCGACAGAAGCCGTACCTCGAACAGCTCCCCGGCGACTACGTCGGGGACCTGATGGTGATGGAGTGGCTGGAGTACCTCGTAGAGGAGGGTGACACCACGGACGCGGTCCGTGCGATCAACTACTACGAGCGCGTGGAGTGGCTCTCCCCGGAGGTGGCAGAACAGCTGAAGTCGTTCCTCTCCGGCTTCGGCGAGATCGACCGCAACCTGATCGACCGGCCGGGGACGGCGAAGCTGGACCTCCAGCACCACACCCAGAGCCTGAAGTACATCATGCAGCTGACCAACGCGACTGCCGAGTCGGTCGTTCTCGACCGGTGGCCTCAGCTCTCGGAGGGTCGCCATGGGAATCAGCGTTAG
- a CDS encoding flagellin gives MGISVSASTAVIFLGVFVAAGTLYPAVANGTERVMDARQITADRTLAEKNTGINITAVEYNTTGNEVLEVRVENTGTTTISVPETNLLVDGSPNSTRGSYNALVGGTTDSDVLLPGEELEIAVNPGLPAGVRPDRVKLVVDHGVSEFEEVP, from the coding sequence ATGGGAATCAGCGTTAGCGCCTCCACGGCCGTGATCTTCCTGGGGGTGTTCGTCGCGGCCGGCACCCTCTACCCGGCAGTCGCCAACGGCACCGAGCGGGTGATGGACGCCCGGCAGATCACGGCCGACCGGACGCTCGCGGAGAAGAACACGGGGATCAACATCACCGCAGTGGAGTACAACACTACCGGCAACGAGGTGCTGGAAGTCCGCGTCGAGAACACGGGGACGACGACTATCTCCGTCCCGGAGACGAATCTACTCGTCGACGGGAGCCCCAACTCCACCCGCGGCAGCTACAATGCTCTGGTCGGCGGGACGACGGACTCCGACGTGTTGCTCCCCGGTGAGGAGCTAGAGATCGCGGTCAACCCGGGCCTCCCGGCTGGCGTCCGCCCGGACCGGGTGAAGCTCGTCGTCGACCACGGCGTGAGCGAGTTCGAGGAGGTGCCCTGA
- a CDS encoding flagellar protein G, whose protein sequence is MAGASVSEMILFIAALIVAASVAGTLTTQVDRVSDSLSARSLDVSNEIRADVTVISDAGARVYDRNGNGNVTLYVRNTGSSDLPADPGSVDVLFDGAYQSEVSVTVVSGGPGWSRGGVVQISFQPSSVPSGDHRVKLIVREDEELFQFRT, encoded by the coding sequence ATGGCTGGCGCGTCCGTCTCGGAGATGATCCTGTTCATCGCCGCGCTGATCGTGGCGGCGTCAGTCGCCGGCACGCTGACCACCCAGGTCGACCGGGTGAGCGACTCGTTGAGCGCCCGATCGCTGGACGTGTCGAACGAGATCCGGGCGGACGTGACCGTGATCTCCGACGCCGGCGCTCGGGTGTACGACCGCAACGGCAACGGCAACGTGACGCTGTACGTGCGGAACACCGGCTCGTCTGACCTGCCAGCGGACCCCGGCAGCGTCGACGTGCTGTTCGACGGCGCCTACCAGTCGGAGGTGTCCGTCACTGTCGTCAGCGGGGGTCCGGGCTGGTCGCGTGGCGGCGTGGTGCAGATCAGCTTCCAGCCGAGTTCGGTGCCGAGCGGCGACCACAGAGTCAAACTGATCGTTCGCGAAGACGAGGAGCTGTTCCAGTTCAGAACATGA
- a CDS encoding ATPase domain-containing protein: protein MSSRDQQSSLLSIGMPDRDQLNKELGGGIPRGSIVLMEGDYGAGKSAITQRMSYGLVNEGAQVTLLSTELTVSGFIDQMHSLNYDVTKPLLEEDLLFLAADFDTGGAFSDEEGDRMELLKRLMEAEVMWDADVVFVDTFDSILRNDPTFEALVRQNEERQAALEIISFFRDLISEGKTVVLTVDPSAVGEEAIGPFRSIADVFLKLQMVEVGNDVRRSISVKRFAGMGSQVGDNIGFSVRSGTGIVIESRTVA from the coding sequence ATGAGCAGTAGAGATCAACAGTCGAGCCTCCTGTCGATCGGGATGCCGGACCGCGACCAGCTCAACAAGGAGTTGGGCGGTGGCATCCCGCGTGGGAGTATCGTCCTGATGGAGGGTGACTACGGCGCCGGCAAGTCCGCGATCACACAGCGGATGAGCTACGGACTCGTCAACGAGGGCGCGCAGGTGACGCTCCTGTCGACGGAGCTGACAGTGTCGGGGTTCATCGACCAGATGCACTCGTTGAACTACGACGTGACGAAGCCCCTGTTGGAGGAGGATCTGTTGTTCCTGGCGGCGGACTTCGACACCGGCGGGGCCTTCTCCGACGAGGAGGGCGACCGGATGGAGCTGCTCAAACGACTGATGGAGGCGGAGGTGATGTGGGACGCGGACGTGGTGTTCGTCGACACGTTCGACTCCATCCTCCGGAACGACCCGACGTTCGAGGCGCTGGTGCGACAGAACGAGGAGCGACAGGCGGCCCTGGAGATCATCTCCTTCTTCAGGGACCTGATCTCCGAGGGGAAGACGGTCGTCCTGACGGTGGACCCTTCGGCCGTCGGCGAGGAGGCGATCGGTCCGTTCCGGTCCATCGCCGACGTGTTCTTGAAGCTCCAGATGGTAGAAGTGGGTAACGATGTCCGCCGGAGCATCTCGGTGAAACGGTTCGCCGGGATGGGGAGCCAGG